From a region of the Ardenticatena maritima genome:
- a CDS encoding sensor histidine kinase, with the protein MPVHALLETLAETLSFAYIRFTPQGAKIEEGGEPHLLPPGETLAACAPFVAQKPDLLMMARRGRPVHMVVPSGAPPEHRWLEYTIRYVEEPRSWLLVVRDITEHERLRERMTALRAEHQRIQDDIGEYRIALERARRGQEAQHRHKTLFLAALAHQLRWPLTILNGTIEMLLDGDFGPLTPEQSRPLHAAQQGLEQLNTLAARLLDLTRLEAERLHLLIAPVALKDVLTILHDIWHPRYAQKEQTFEIIHPPTLPTLYADARRLTQMLDELLDNAWRHTPAGTHITLHVEPTPDAQIRFVVRDTGPGIPDTMRAHIFNPFAQVAQKHSLLALHEGVHLGLYLTYRLAQLHGGTLDVQSSPTGTTCTLRLPLRSTRHAAVSTRQSA; encoded by the coding sequence ATGCCGGTGCATGCCCTGCTTGAAACATTGGCGGAAACACTTTCATTTGCCTACATTCGCTTTACACCACAAGGGGCAAAAATTGAAGAAGGTGGTGAACCCCATTTGCTCCCCCCAGGTGAAACCCTGGCGGCATGCGCTCCATTTGTTGCTCAAAAACCCGATTTGCTGATGATGGCGCGCCGTGGTCGCCCTGTGCACATGGTCGTTCCATCGGGGGCGCCACCCGAACATCGCTGGCTCGAATACACAATCCGCTACGTTGAAGAGCCGCGATCCTGGCTGCTCGTGGTGCGCGATATCACCGAGCACGAACGCCTTCGTGAGCGCATGACCGCCCTGCGTGCCGAACACCAGCGCATCCAGGACGATATCGGCGAATACCGCATCGCGCTGGAACGTGCACGCCGCGGCCAGGAAGCCCAACACCGCCACAAAACTTTGTTTCTGGCGGCGCTGGCGCACCAACTGCGTTGGCCGCTCACCATCCTCAACGGCACCATCGAAATGCTCCTCGACGGCGATTTCGGGCCGCTCACCCCAGAACAGAGCCGCCCGCTCCACGCCGCCCAACAAGGGCTTGAGCAACTGAACACGCTTGCCGCCCGTTTGCTCGATCTCACCCGCCTTGAAGCCGAGCGCCTGCATTTGCTGATTGCGCCCGTGGCACTGAAAGACGTGCTCACAATACTTCACGACATCTGGCATCCCCGATACGCGCAAAAAGAGCAAACGTTTGAAATCATCCATCCGCCAACATTGCCGACGCTCTACGCCGACGCGCGCCGCCTGACGCAAATGCTGGATGAACTGCTTGACAACGCCTGGCGGCATACGCCAGCCGGCACACACATTACCCTTCACGTTGAACCAACCCCGGACGCCCAGATTCGCTTTGTTGTACGCGACACGGGTCCCGGTATCCCTGACACCATGCGAGCCCACATTTTCAACCCATTTGCGCAAGTCGCGCAGAAGCACTCTCTCCTGGCGCTCCATGAAGGCGTTCATCTTGGGCTGTATCTGACATACCGGCTAGCGCAATTGCATGGCGGCACGCTCGACGTGCAAAGCAGCCCCACGGGCACAACATGCACACTCCGGCTTCCACTTCGCAGCACGCGCCACGCGGCTGTTTCCACACGCCAAAGCGCATAA
- a CDS encoding response regulator transcription factor → MSDARLLSSQMNTPATFYRILIVDDDPFILELVRRKLEQSGFDVLSAVSGKEALALIQQKGLPHLALLDINMPEMDGFELSRRLQEFSDVPVIFLTAVDEEDTIVEGIRLFAEDYVTKPFSPRELVARIDRVLRRIGDFRYTLNPIIQVDEHLAIDFGHQRAFVNGKEVPLTPTETKLLHILMRNAGRPVSYDFLIRRLWPMEDVFEDSLRVHVHRLRHKIEPNPSKPRYIKTERGIGYRFAVEPD, encoded by the coding sequence ATGAGCGACGCCAGATTGCTTTCATCACAAATGAACACCCCCGCGACATTCTACCGCATTTTGATTGTTGACGATGACCCTTTCATTTTGGAATTGGTGCGTCGCAAACTCGAACAATCGGGGTTTGATGTGTTGAGTGCCGTATCGGGCAAAGAAGCCCTTGCCCTGATTCAGCAAAAAGGGCTTCCGCACCTGGCGTTGCTCGATATCAACATGCCTGAAATGGATGGCTTTGAGTTGAGCCGGCGCTTGCAGGAATTCAGTGATGTGCCCGTCATTTTCCTGACAGCCGTTGACGAAGAGGATACGATTGTCGAAGGCATACGGCTTTTCGCCGAAGATTACGTGACCAAGCCTTTTAGCCCGCGCGAATTGGTAGCGCGCATTGACCGCGTGTTGCGCCGTATCGGCGATTTTCGCTATACGCTCAATCCCATCATCCAGGTGGATGAGCATCTGGCGATTGACTTTGGGCATCAACGCGCGTTCGTGAACGGTAAAGAAGTGCCGCTCACCCCAACCGAAACCAAGTTGCTGCACATTCTCATGCGGAACGCCGGGCGTCCTGTTTCGTACGATTTTCTGATTCGCCGCCTCTGGCCTATGGAAGACGTCTTTGAAGATTCACTCCGCGTTCATGTCCATCGCTTGCGGCACAAAATCGAACCCAACCCATCAAAGCCGCGCTACATCAAAACCGAACGTGGTATTGGCTATCGTTTCGCCGTCGAACCCGACTAA